The following is a genomic window from Miscanthus floridulus cultivar M001 chromosome 14, ASM1932011v1, whole genome shotgun sequence.
CTCTCCCTCCCTTTGTTATCATCTTTGGTTTGACCAGTGGTGGCACTCtctgctgcagctgcagcttcGTCTTCCTGGTTCTCCTCCTGGAAGGCCGGGTGGGTGAGGATGTTCCCCAGGAGCTGTGTGCCCCTGAGGGCATTGGTGAGCGGCAGGTGACCCTCAGGTGTGTCATCCTTCATCTTCCACATGAACTCGTCAGGGAAGGCCCTGTAGTTGTACTGCTGTACCTCTGTGTCCAGCTTCTTCATCCAGCCGACCCTGATGAAGAAGCGGGTGAAGTCACGCTGCGATTTCTCCCAGAGCCGCCGCTGCACGCTGTACCCGAACTTGCCATTGCTGTGCTCTTTCCAGAGCTCGTCAATGGCGTGAAGGTCCTCGGCGGAGATGAACTGGACCTCGGAGAAGAAGACGTACCCTCGGCGCCTCGCGGACTCGCCAGCGAGGTCGATGATGAGCGCCCGGGTGGTTTCGTCGGCCTGGCGGTAGTCCCCCGCCGCGAGCTGGCGGCCGAGGAGGTCGAGGGAGGGGGCCGGTGACGAGTCTTCTTCTGCTGCTGATGTTGCCGGGGCCACTGGAGTTGGAGCTGACGAGTTGGTGGTCGAGGTTGTGGTCACCGAGCGGGAGGTGTTGGGGTGGAGCCTGAATGAAATGCTGCCGCTGGTGTTGGTGGAGAGCTTGAGCAGGGTAGAAGGGGAGCCGTCATGGCTGCCGCCGGTGCTGGCGAAAGAATGGTGCTGGGGGAGAAGAAAGGATTGCAGAGAAGCATTTGCCATGGATGGCGGGAGGACGCAGCTGAGCTGAGaatggagagggagggaggcagACGATGATAAAGGAGTGGATGGGGTTTAGTGAGAGCTGAGCTGGTGGTCGTGTGGTGTGGAGAATGGAGACTGTTGCCTTTGCCTTTTGTGTGTGTGTTCTTGTGACGGCCCACCTTTGTGCGTGTCTTGTGTCAAGGCCTCAAGGGTTGTGGGACATTTTGGTGGTGGTTTTGTAGGGGGTACATCTGGGAGAGAATACAAAGGTGGGCTGTGATTGGTGGGTTCTGGGTGAGATGAGGATACTGGCTATGATGACAAACAGCCCAACAGAGATAATATGCCAAGTGAGAGTGAGGTGGGTACTCTGGGTCCATAGGACAGTTCCAGGTATATggcgcttccattttttccccctCTCTCCTGGAGAAGAAAACATGGAATTGAATCCTTGCTTAACCAGTTCTTTTAGCCATGATTTTGGTTTAACCCTTTTTTATTAAGATAATGAATATAAGGTTCGATATGTACATGGATTTTGCATGTAAAGGTGGCTAGTTTGCTAGTAGAAACTGAAGTTTACCTATAGGTCATTTGCAACATGTAAAAGCTCTTTCTGGAATCTCGACATTCAAAATGACATGATCAGCGCCAGGAATAAGATGGTAAAGTTTGCCATAAAATTTCCACCTCCTGTTCTATTTCTTCTATGTAGTTCTTCCTATATTATTTGGAGAGCGCTGAACCAGGTGTAAGCTTCCTATATGACGTGGGTGTGACGTTCAACTTGAATAATCGGTTGccgttttcttcttttcctagaaATCAGCAGCCACAAAATGGAAGCTTTTTTTTGCGAGGACAAAATGGAaccctttttaaaaaaaaaaaaatcatctaaaCTTTCGAAATAGTGGCACCCATTGCGGGGAGTTGGCAAGTTTCTGGGTCTACGGAACTGGTCCATGTAAATCTACTGCGCCTATCAAGGACATCAGATGCTCTCGGGTCTGGACGGCAGAGCTTTGCTTGTCTGTTTATTTCGTAGGCCACGTATGCTATCTCGTTTAATCAGGCAAGGCGTGGGAATGCACTTGCTTTTAAATGGTAAATACAATAAGAAAAGTCCAAATTTCTCCATAAATAAGGCTCTAAATTATTGTTTATTTTATGAATAAAGACACTCAAAACAATGCACCATATCAGATATTTATCATGGAAAATGATAGTCAGTATTAAAGAAAGACAATTTGGCCAAAACCACATGTGAAAAATGTGTTCATTGAAGATCAAACTGATCATTCTCTCTTTCGAGTGTTCGCCACCCACCAGAGCTCACCTACAGATACCCTCACCATACAAGGTTTTAAAGACTGAAAAAGCTACTTACCGGCTTACCGCTAGTAATGAGATCTATTACCCACATGATGCATTGTGTTCTAAGAACCAGACCTTGCACAGAACAAATTGAAAGAAGAGGTCTCCGTCGCGCGGATACGGCGTTCCCGCGCCTTCTTTTGCCGCCGCTCCCTCCTTCGCGCGAAGCCACCGGCAGGGATCAGCAGCGCGCAGCCATGGACATGGGCCGGCTCCAGCAGCACGcgacctcctcgtcctccacctccacctccacctcggcgtcgtcgtcctcgtcctccccgCCGCAGCCTCCGCCCAAGAAGCGCCTCGCGGGGCGCACCAAGTTCGGCGTGCGCCGCGGGCCGGTGGGTGTGCGAGGTGCGCGTCCCGGGGAAGCGCGGCGCGCGGCTGTGGCTCGGCACCTACCTCGCCACGGAGACGGCGGCGCGCGCGCATGACGCCGCGATGCTCGCCCTGGGCTCCGTGTGTCTGCTCGCCGTGCCGCCGCCGTCCGCGCTCTCGGGCCTGGACGACGCCCGCCGAGCGGCGCTCGAGGCCGCGCCGGAGCTTGAGCAGGTGCCTGTGAAGAAGGCCGGTGAGACGGCGGCGTTGGACGGCGACGTGTTCGAGCCCGACGTGTTCGACCTTCGAGCGGGAAAAAAAAAACCGCAAAAAAAAGGCTTAAGTGGgatcaatttttaattttttaaagtgAAATATTAGGTACTATTGGAGATGACTTTTTTTTTCCAATAACTCCTTATGAGTTGAAAAACATGGAGTTTTTAGTGAAAAAATTAGAAAACTCTCGAAGACGTGTCATGTGCTTTAGGATCTGTTTAGATCCGTTAGCTCTAATAATTACTCAAATAGGACATCTAATAGCCCAACTAACTATTAGCCAACTACGTTACCCAGCTGACGGTTGTCTCATTAGATGTCAAATCCAGATAATTTTAGCTAATAGATGGGCAAAAGACATTATGGACAATCCACCAATCCAATCACCTATTAATTATTTGGATCCGAACATCCTTAGCTAACAGTTAGCCAGCTCTTTTTTCcagtttgaaagcatctaggtccctagttaagtttcggtgattaatgacgacacgagattactatgactaacgtgtgttttgcataggcaatttaagttaggtcataataatgacaattgattggacaatcatggttgtcatgcccccgtcgatggaaatcgttttggttttcaaaggatggacgacaaggttgaggacgaactagttctaagtatcgtttggtgttgaagagatacttagagtagtttaggactttgtttttcctttggccgtactattaagggggatatggactagtagcttgacctaggtgagggCCTGTTTGGTTACCTCAcctcctcctaaaattcctgtcacatcgaatgtttagacacatgtatggagtattaaacatagactaattacgaaactaattgtataacttgcgactaatttgcgagacgaatcttttaagcctaattagtccatgatttgacaacgtggtgctacagtaaccatgtgctaatgacagattaattaggcttaaaaaattcatctcgaaaattagcctccatctatgtaattagttttgtaattaatctatatttaatgctccttattagcatctaaacattcgatgtgacataaattttaggagcgactaaagaaccaaacaccccctgagTCTAGTGtgttagatgtggtgcacacttgtcaaatctagcactaggtagctcaggagtagccctaagatcaattggagcaaacttcattcacataaaattttgagttggaagtgaatggagggttaaatgattgaccggacgctggtctgtttgtgaccggacgctggagggagagtccagtcagttcatttgatcaactgtagacatctggt
Proteins encoded in this region:
- the LOC136505728 gene encoding tetrapyrrole-binding protein, chloroplastic-like → MANASLQSFLLPQHHSFASTGGSHDGSPSTLLKLSTNTSGSISFRLHPNTSRSVTTTSTTNSSAPTPVAPATSAAEEDSSPAPSLDLLGRQLAAGDYRQADETTRALIIDLAGESARRRGYVFFSEVQFISAEDLHAIDELWKEHSNGKFGYSVQRRLWEKSQRDFTRFFIRVGWMKKLDTEVQQYNYRAFPDEFMWKMKDDTPEGHLPLTNALRGTQLLGNILTHPAFQEENQEDEAAAAAESATTGQTKDDNKGRERPKFMRDFKPDYSF